In the genome of Paenibacillus pabuli, the window TTCAATCCGATGGCTTGCATCTTTACTAATATTTCGTCAGGCCCGATAACTGGATCCGAAATTTCAAGATATTCTAGTACTTCCGGTCCTCCGAATTTATTAAATACAAGTGCTTTCAAATGAGCGGCCTCCTCTTATATATTTTTCAAGAGATCTGTAAAGAAACGGGCTTCTTTTATTTACTCCAAAACTTGCCCCTGCTTATGATACGGTTCACCCCGTTGTCTGTAACAGCAAGTTTATTACGAAATCTATGGAGCACAAAAGTGCTCCCTTGGACAGAAGTTCTGTTATTCCAATTCCAAAATTGATTCACCGCTAATCATAGTACCCTTATTATTTCCTTCACAAATCTCTTTCATTGTGCCTGGCTTGTCAAAATTAAACACATGCATGGGCAGATTGTAGTCTCTTGCTAAAATGAAAGCGGATTGGTCCATTACCTTTAAGTTGTGTTTTAAGACATCGTTGTAATGAAGCGAGCGAAATTTCCTTGCATCCTTATCCAATTTAGGGTCTGCATTAAGGACACCATCCACACCTTGCTTTGCAACGAATAAAGCGTCACAATGAACCTCGATGGCCCTTTGTACTGAAGGATAGTCTGTTGTAACGTAAGGTTGACCGTTCCCCCCTGCAAAAATTACAAGATAGCCTTTTTCTAGATGGTGGATTGCTCTTAGACGAATGTATGGTTCTGCAACTGAAGTGATAGGTATTGCCGTCATAACACGTACTTCCTTTTGGGTCTTGGCTTTAAGAACTCCACGAAGCATTAAACTATTTACTACAGTCGCAAGCGTACCAATGTTATCAGCTTCTGCCCTTTCTATCCCCCAGCTTTCTGCCATATTCCCTCTGAAAATGTTACCCCACCTATAACTAACGATACTTCAACGCCTAAGTTTACCACTGACATAATTTCATCCGCAATATGGTCCAACCTTTCTGGCTCAAAACCAAATTCGGAGTTTCCTGCTACTGCTCCACCACTTAGCTTAACGAGAACCCTTTTGTACCTTGACAATGATTACACCCCCATAAAATAAAAAACACTAAAGCAATAAATGCTTTAGTGTTCTAATGGAATGGAAATATGAAATTACGCAAGTCGACTGAATGTAAGCCTTCCGTTTCCGTCTCATACTCCCACCCCTTCATATTTTTTCCATCAAGTGATTTTACATTACGTGAATGTAAATTGCAATGATGAGAATGGAAATGTTTCTGGAGTTGATCTTTGACCCACCTGTTTACCTGGTGATGATGCCGTCGATTGACCTGTTCTTTAAATGAAACTATACTATTTAGCAAAGAAGGTGAGTAGATTGAAACAAATAAGTAGTCGCTTTTCAATGGCAGTCCATATTCTTTCCATGATCTCGCTGGACCCCCTATATAGTACAGGCGATCGAATTGCCCGTAGCATCAATAGTAACCCTGTAGTCATTCGAAGGATTATGGCCCAGCTCAAAAAAGCAGGTTATATTGATACAAGACCAGGAGTTGCGGGGGCCTCTCTTCTGATCTCTCCTGAAAAAATAACCTTACTGAATATCTTCCAAGCCGTCGAATCTGTGGATGGAAATCAGCTTTTCAAAATTCACAAGGATACGGACCCCAATTGTTCTGTAGGAATGAACATTGAATCCATTCTATTACCCCAATTCTCTAATGCACAGAAGGCAATGGAGCAAGAACTAGCTTCTGTTACCCTAGCTCAGATTGTAGAGCAACTACGGATAAAGGCAAATGTAAAATAAAGCTACTCCTCTGATGGAGTAGCTTTATTTTACATTTAATGATTTTGCACCGAGTCAAACAGAAGCTTGCACAGGCTCAACATATTCAATAAAACTACCATCAGGATGCTGAACAAAAACGCTTGGGCCAATGGGACCATGCTGATCTCTTACGATAAGGGTATTTTGTTTTTTTAATTCTGCCTTCAATTCGCTCATGGAATCAACATACACCACTGCACGGAGTGATCTAGCAGGCTCCAAGGCCTCTGCACTTCCAGATACAATGACGTAAGGATATACTGTGGCTAAAGATAAGCCAGCTTCGGGAATATTCCACGTGCGATCCATAGATCGGTTAGCAAGAGATTCATAATATGTAACTGTTAATTCCAGTTGCTCGGTAAAAACGGGTATAAAGTGATTTATGATGTTCATGTTAACCTCCAGTTTATATTTTTATATATAACCATGATGGTTATAACTTATTTAGTTATATACAAACATTTTGACCTTGTCAAGCTTTCAAAAAGGATCGACCTCAACTCAAATGCCCGTTAGCAGAACAAAAGCAGCCGATCACACTTGAACTGCACCCCAATTGTTAGACACCATCTAACAATTGGAGGTGCAGTTTTTTTGTCAAAATTTAATTTAGACTTGAAAATAGAAACTATTCATCAATATTTATCAGGAAATGAAGGGATTAAAAGCATTGCGAAATCCTTAGGAATTAATCATGAAATCCTGCGTATGTGGATCAAGCAATACGAATATCACGGTTTAAAAGCTTTTGAAAAAACCTATACAGCTTACTCTCTAACCTATAAACTAGACGTACTCAACTATATGAACGAAAATGGGACGTCTCCAAATGAAGCTGCTGTCATTTTCAATATCTCTTCTCCAGGGGTTATTCGAAGGTGGCGCAGTCAGTTCAATGAAAATGGGATCGACGCCCTAAAACCAAAGATAAAGGGGCGTCATCGTATGACGGATAAGAATAAAAAAGGACTTCAAAAGCAAGAACCTGCTGAGGGATCGCTTGAAGCTCTACAAGCTGAATTAGAACGTTTGCGTATGGAAAACGCCTACTTAAAAAAGTTGAATGCCTTAGTTCAAAACAAGGAAAAATCACCAAACAAGACAAAGCGCAAGTCGTCTATGAATTAAGGCTTGAATTCCCGGTGGTTGCATTGTTAGCGTTCGCTGAAGTCCCACGTAGTACCTTCTATTACTGGGTGAAGCAGTTTGACAAGCCAGATCTAGACGCAGATCTAAAACTCCTTATTCAATCCATTTATGAGGAACATCATGGGCGTTATGGATATCGTCGTATCCGTGATGAACTAGTTAATCGTGGACACCGAGTTAACCATAAAAAAGTACTGCGTATCATGAAAGAATTAGGCCTGCAATCAGTGGTGCGTATGAAGAAATATCGCTCCTATAAAGGAACAGTAGGTAAGATTGCACCCAACGTACTGGATCGTAATTTTCTAGCAGAAAAACCAAATGAGAAGTGGGTTACGGATATTACTGAATTCAAGTTGTTTGGAGAAAAGATGTATTTATCACCTGTTCTGGACTTGTATAACGGTGAGATTATTACGTACACAGTAGGGTCTCGCCCTACGTATTCATTAGTCTCCGAGATGCTAAATAAAGCCTTTAAACGCTTGTCCAACGAGGATAAACTCCTCCTGCATTCGGATCAAGGCTGGCACTACCAGATGAAGCAGTATCGACAGGCTTTAAAGAGACAAGCGATTATCCAGAGCATGTCACGCAAAGGGAATTGTTATGATAACGCAGTAATGGAGAACTTCTTTGGCATTATGAAGTCAGAGTTTTTTTATCTTCATGAATTTGAAAGTGTAGATCACTTCAAGCAAGAGCTGGCACGATACATGGATTACTACAATCACAAACGCATCAAGTCAAAATTAAAAGGCATGAGTCCGGTACAATACCGAGCTCATGCCCAACAAATTGCATAAAAATATTTGTCTAACTTTAAGGGGTCACTTCAACTTTGACTGGCTGCTTTCTTTATTTAATTACGCTATCGTTTCCATTTAGCTTAACAGTAGATACGGAAATACCCAGTAGAGATCCTTTAATTCCAACCAAGTTTCATACCAAAATGAACTTTGTTTATCTGGTTTCAGTATCTCGATTTGTTCACTGTTTCTTATTAAATACGCTTTATCATCAATCTTTTCTATACTATCACCGAACTGAAATACGATATCTAAACAGTCTTTTCTATACTGTTGTTCTCTTGTATTAGACCATTCTGCTTTTCTAATCGAAAATCTTTCCTTCAACTTTCTCCTTATCTCTTATTGCTTTATTTACTTACATTTTAACATCCATTAAACTAACCTGCCTGTTAGTTTAATGAATGGAAGTGCAAGATGCCGATTAGATGCATGCCTAATCGGCAACAGGAACATGTTCTTTTCCAATACGGTAATCGGTACAAGTTCTTGTCCTCAGCAGCTATTTTAAGTTCGTATTTCGCCTTTTTAATACCTAGCAACCGTGTTTAACCTCTCAGCTTGTCAGTTGTCACATAACATTGTGAACATTTTCATGTATTATGGTACTTAATAAAGCTTTAAGTGCATGTTATCAATGATTAGATATCCATCTAATCGGTAATCGGACTATGTTCTTGTCCATTCCGGCAATCGGTACAAGTTCTTGTCCTTGGCTCGGGACAAGAACTTGTACCGATAAAATAAAAAAGCCGCTAAAATAGCGACTTCAATGCGACCATGTTCTTGTCCCTCGACAACCAACAAATACGCCTTCCGCTCCCACAGCCATAGCTCCATTTGCTGTGCCTCTGTCCACTATTCCTCCAGCAGCAATGACCGGAATATTTACTGCATCAACTAAAATTTTAGCAATCGCCATAGTTGTTCCGTCGGTAAAGTTCCGCC includes:
- a CDS encoding Rrf2 family transcriptional regulator produces the protein MKLYYLAKKVSRLKQISSRFSMAVHILSMISLDPLYSTGDRIARSINSNPVVIRRIMAQLKKAGYIDTRPGVAGASLLISPEKITLLNIFQAVESVDGNQLFKIHKDTDPNCSVGMNIESILLPQFSNAQKAMEQELASVTLAQIVEQLRIKANVK
- a CDS encoding VOC family protein, whose protein sequence is MNIINHFIPVFTEQLELTVTYYESLANRSMDRTWNIPEAGLSLATVYPYVIVSGSAEALEPARSLRAVVYVDSMSELKAELKKQNTLIVRDQHGPIGPSVFVQHPDGSFIEYVEPVQASV
- a CDS encoding IS3 family transposase (programmed frameshift) yields the protein MSKFNLDLKIETIHQYLSGNEGIKSIAKSLGINHEILRMWIKQYEYHGLKAFEKTYTAYSLTYKLDVLNYMNENGTSPNEAAVIFNISSPGVIRRWRSQFNENGIDALKPKIKGRHRMTDKNKKGLQKQEPAEGSLEALQAELERLRMENAYFKKVECLSSKQGKITKQDKAQVVYELRLEFPVVALLAFAEVPRSTFYYWVKQFDKPDLDADLKLLIQSIYEEHHGRYGYRRIRDELVNRGHRVNHKKVLRIMKELGLQSVVRMKKYRSYKGTVGKIAPNVLDRNFLAEKPNEKWVTDITEFKLFGEKMYLSPVLDLYNGEIITYTVGSRPTYSLVSEMLNKAFKRLSNEDKLLLHSDQGWHYQMKQYRQALKRQAIIQSMSRKGNCYDNAVMENFFGIMKSEFFYLHEFESVDHFKQELARYMDYYNHKRIKSKLKGMSPVQYRAHAQQIA
- a CDS encoding nitronate monooxygenase, producing the protein MAIAKILVDAVNIPVIAAGGIVDRGTANGAMAVGAEGVFVGCRGTRTWSH